One stretch of Candidatus Tanganyikabacteria bacterium DNA includes these proteins:
- a CDS encoding 4-hydroxy-tetrahydrodipicolinate reductase has product MTITVAVAGAAGKMGREVIRGIFGAPDLALVGGVDPASPGGDCGELAGVGHRDAPVVERLSELPGRPQVIVDFTHPTAVKENCLRALGAGIRPVVGTTGMHADDIVELAQVCDRQGVGCLVAPNFALGAVLLMKFAAEAAKYFDCAEIIELHHNQKADAPSGTAIKTAELMRASRERFGLNNAPEKETLRCARGADFDETGIQIHSVRLPGLVAHQEVLFGGLGQTLTLRHDSLSRESFIPGVLLGIRKVVESRGLVYGLEHLL; this is encoded by the coding sequence ATGACGATCACGGTAGCGGTGGCCGGCGCGGCAGGCAAGATGGGACGGGAGGTGATCCGCGGGATCTTCGGCGCGCCCGACCTGGCGCTCGTGGGCGGGGTCGATCCCGCCAGTCCGGGCGGCGACTGCGGCGAACTGGCCGGGGTAGGCCACCGCGACGCCCCGGTCGTGGAGCGCCTCTCCGAGTTGCCCGGCCGCCCCCAGGTCATCGTGGACTTCACCCATCCGACGGCCGTCAAGGAAAATTGCCTTCGTGCCTTGGGAGCCGGCATCCGGCCGGTGGTCGGCACGACGGGGATGCACGCGGACGATATCGTCGAGCTTGCGCAGGTGTGCGATCGCCAGGGCGTCGGCTGCCTCGTGGCGCCGAATTTCGCGCTGGGCGCCGTGCTGCTGATGAAGTTCGCCGCCGAGGCGGCGAAGTACTTCGACTGCGCCGAGATCATCGAACTGCACCACAACCAGAAGGCCGACGCCCCGAGCGGCACCGCGATCAAGACCGCCGAACTCATGCGCGCTTCCCGGGAGCGCTTCGGACTGAACAACGCGCCCGAGAAGGAGACGCTGCGCTGCGCGCGGGGCGCCGACTTCGACGAGACCGGCATCCAGATTCACTCGGTGCGCCTCCCGGGCCTGGTGGCCCACCAGGAGGTGCTGTTCGGCGGCCTCGGCCAGACGCTCACGCTGCGCCACGACTCGCTGTCGCGGGAATCCTTCATCCCCGGGGTCCTGCTGGGCATCCGCAAGGTGGTGGAGAGCAGGGGACTGGTCTACGGGCTGGAGCACCTGCTGTAG